A single region of the Triticum dicoccoides isolate Atlit2015 ecotype Zavitan chromosome 2B, WEW_v2.0, whole genome shotgun sequence genome encodes:
- the LOC119367916 gene encoding uncharacterized protein LOC119367916, producing MSRRRMSSAVLVVALLFSPLLLTLYLPAACARHVAVLGAKDGLNLGGSRQHVVGDDAGKAVPVGGSRPVRTVEMRAARRHRRDAADEMHDMLRKDYSYRARGKKPIHNDEPLEDEP from the exons ATGAGCCGCAGAAGGATGAGCAGTGCAGTCCTTGTGGTTGCCTTGCTCTTCTCCCCATTATTGCTCACGCTCTACCTTCCCGCTGCTTGCGCTCGCCACG TGGCGGTGCTCGGGGCAAAAGATGGCCTGAATCTCGGAGGCAGCCGGCAGCATGTGGTTGGTGATGACGCAGGAAAGGCTGTCCCTGTCGGCGGCTCACGGCCAGTTAGGACGGTGGAGATGCGCGCGGCGAGGAGGCACCGGCGGGACGCGGCCGACGAGATGCACGACATGCTGAGGAAGGACTACTCGTATAGGGCGAGGGGCAAAAAGCCCATCCACAACGACGAGCCACTCGAGGATGAACCCTAA